Proteins encoded in a region of the Desulfovibrio sp. X2 genome:
- a CDS encoding sigma-54 dependent transcriptional regulator: MDRTDSAPRILIVDDDIAFQGMLREAVGEKGFAVDCAASAEEGIRTAASGVYNLILLDVRLPGMSGIEAIPHFREASPSTEIIIMTAYAEKDSAVQAIRRGAYDYFTKPFSLAEMEIVIRRALEKQRLQRQVRSLRRTLDKEGPLGRIIGQGEAMWRVKDLIERVAPLDSTVLVIGETGTGKELVADTVHALSARAEGPFVKVNCAAIPENLLESELFGHEKGAFTGALATRRGKFELASGGTILLDEIGDMPLHLQPKLLRAVELKQIERVGGSRPIACDVRIVAATNVDLAAQVKERKFREDLFYRLNVASIHLPPLRERKDDLPQLAEFFLTRLAAKLKTGLPRLSSQAMRALFDYDWPGNVRQLANVLERAAIFRHGEEISAEDIDFGYGGARSRDTAPAAVPMQVDPSLPLREAVTLYEKNLILSALRQAGGVQTEAAKLLGISAKNLWNKLQKHSIDPTSME, translated from the coding sequence ATGGATAGGACAGACAGCGCTCCGCGCATCCTCATCGTCGACGACGACATCGCCTTCCAGGGAATGCTGCGCGAGGCGGTCGGCGAGAAGGGATTCGCCGTGGACTGCGCCGCCTCCGCGGAGGAGGGCATCCGCACCGCCGCCTCGGGCGTCTACAATCTCATCCTGCTGGATGTCCGCCTGCCGGGCATGAGCGGCATAGAGGCCATACCCCACTTCCGTGAGGCCAGCCCGAGCACGGAGATCATCATCATGACCGCCTACGCGGAAAAGGACTCGGCCGTGCAGGCCATCCGCCGCGGGGCCTACGACTATTTCACCAAGCCTTTCTCCCTGGCCGAGATGGAGATCGTCATCCGCCGCGCCCTGGAGAAACAGCGCCTGCAGCGGCAGGTGCGCTCGTTGCGCCGCACCCTGGACAAGGAGGGGCCGCTCGGCCGGATCATCGGCCAGGGCGAGGCCATGTGGCGGGTGAAGGATCTGATCGAGCGCGTCGCGCCGCTGGACTCCACGGTCCTGGTCATCGGCGAGACCGGCACGGGCAAGGAGCTCGTGGCCGACACGGTCCACGCGCTGTCCGCCCGGGCGGAGGGCCCCTTCGTCAAGGTCAACTGCGCGGCCATCCCCGAGAACCTGCTGGAGAGCGAGCTCTTCGGCCACGAGAAGGGCGCCTTCACGGGAGCCCTGGCCACGCGGCGCGGGAAGTTCGAGCTGGCCTCGGGCGGAACCATCCTGCTCGACGAGATCGGCGACATGCCTCTGCATCTCCAGCCCAAACTCCTGCGCGCCGTGGAGCTCAAGCAGATCGAGCGCGTGGGCGGCTCGCGCCCCATCGCCTGCGACGTGCGCATCGTGGCCGCCACCAACGTGGATCTGGCCGCGCAGGTCAAGGAGCGCAAGTTCCGCGAGGACCTCTTCTACCGCCTCAACGTGGCGTCCATACACCTACCTCCCCTGCGCGAGCGCAAGGACGACCTGCCCCAGCTCGCGGAGTTCTTCCTCACGCGGCTCGCGGCCAAGCTCAAGACCGGGCTGCCCCGCCTCTCCTCGCAGGCCATGCGCGCCCTGTTCGACTACGACTGGCCCGGCAACGTGCGCCAACTGGCCAACGTGCTCGAGCGCGCGGCCATCTTCCGCCACGGCGAGGAGATCAGCGCCGAAGACATCGATTTCGGATACGGCGGCGCGCGCAGCAGGGACACGGCCCCGGCCGCCGTCCCCATGCAGGTGGATCCCTCCCTGCCCCTGCGCGAGGCCGTGACCCTCTACGAGAAGAACCTCATCCTTTCCGCCCTGCGCCAGGCGGGCGGCGTGCAGACCGAGGCGGCTAAGCTGCTCGGCATCTCCGCCAAGAACCTCTGGAACAAGCTTCAGAAGCACTCCATCGACCCGACTTCAATGGAGTGA
- a CDS encoding TadE/TadG family type IV pilus assembly protein: protein MNYELIRRLIRGRESERGVMAVEFALVLPMLVLLFGLMVEGANAVRVYATLVDASREAARTILRDGNSTEAPAVVKALTADLSGNSPTTSVTTDSATNTVTVEVQYAYQSFYGADGLLNSLIASAPVFKARTTMPLS from the coding sequence ATGAACTACGAACTCATCAGAAGATTGATCAGGGGCCGGGAATCCGAGCGCGGCGTCATGGCCGTGGAATTCGCCCTTGTCCTGCCGATGCTCGTCCTGCTCTTCGGCCTGATGGTCGAGGGAGCCAACGCCGTGCGCGTGTACGCCACCCTCGTCGACGCCAGCCGCGAGGCGGCGCGCACCATCCTTCGCGACGGCAACTCCACGGAGGCTCCGGCCGTGGTCAAGGCGCTCACCGCCGACCTCAGCGGGAATTCGCCGACAACCTCCGTGACCACCGATTCCGCCACCAATACCGTGACCGTCGAGGTACAGTATGCCTACCAGTCTTTCTACGGAGCCGACGGACTGCTCAACTCGCTCATCGCGAGCGCCCCGGTCTTCAAGGCCCGCACTACAATGCCTCTTTCGTAG